A single region of the Enterococcus mundtii genome encodes:
- a CDS encoding pyrimidine-nucleoside phosphorylase, with product MRMVDLIEKKRDGHQLSKEEISYIVTNYTNDNIPDYQISALLMAIFYQDMTDEEITDLTLAIAHSGDVIDLSSLDGIKVDKHSTGGVGDTTTLILAPLVASVGATVAKMSGRGLGYTGGTLDKLEAIPGFRIELSDEEFIRTVNESKVAVIGQSGNLAPADKKLYALRDVTATVNSIPLIASSIMSKKIAAGADAIVLDVTTGDGAFMKNIDDARRLAKTMTRIGKLAGRQTVAVISDMSEPLGEAIGNSLEVVEAIETLQGNGPEDLVEMCYALGSQMVVLAKKVASIEEAREMLKEALESGKALAKFKEMIQNQGGDPTVVDEPARLLTARYIYELPAKTTGVVTKIVANELGIAAMMLGAGRKTKEDSIDHAVGLRLNKKIGDKVEAGESLLTIYSNEEDISPVIDLLYKNIEIGDTAEKPILIHDIITE from the coding sequence ATGCGGATGGTCGATTTGATCGAAAAAAAGAGAGATGGACACCAATTATCAAAGGAAGAGATTTCGTACATTGTCACGAACTACACAAATGATAACATTCCTGATTACCAAATCAGCGCATTATTGATGGCTATTTTCTATCAGGATATGACCGATGAAGAAATCACTGATCTAACGTTGGCAATCGCTCATTCTGGCGATGTGATCGATTTAAGTTCCTTAGATGGGATCAAAGTCGACAAGCATTCTACCGGAGGCGTGGGGGATACAACTACCCTGATTTTAGCACCTTTAGTAGCAAGTGTAGGTGCAACTGTGGCAAAAATGTCAGGGCGTGGTCTTGGCTACACAGGTGGCACATTAGATAAGTTAGAAGCTATTCCTGGATTTCGGATCGAACTATCAGATGAAGAATTCATCCGCACCGTGAACGAAAGTAAAGTAGCGGTGATCGGCCAATCGGGCAATCTCGCTCCAGCAGATAAAAAATTGTATGCCTTGCGTGATGTGACGGCAACGGTCAACTCGATCCCATTGATTGCTAGTTCGATCATGAGTAAGAAAATCGCTGCAGGAGCGGATGCGATCGTGCTAGATGTGACGACGGGTGACGGTGCCTTCATGAAAAATATCGATGACGCGAGACGCTTGGCGAAGACCATGACACGGATCGGCAAATTAGCCGGTCGCCAAACAGTAGCAGTGATCTCTGATATGTCTGAACCGTTGGGTGAAGCAATCGGCAACAGCTTAGAAGTCGTTGAAGCCATTGAAACACTTCAAGGGAACGGACCGGAAGATTTAGTTGAAATGTGCTATGCTTTAGGTAGTCAAATGGTCGTTTTAGCCAAAAAAGTGGCATCGATCGAAGAAGCGCGCGAAATGCTAAAAGAAGCCCTTGAATCAGGGAAAGCTTTAGCTAAATTCAAAGAAATGATCCAGAACCAAGGGGGCGACCCAACAGTTGTCGATGAACCTGCGCGGTTGTTAACTGCTCGTTATATTTATGAACTGCCAGCGAAGACAACAGGTGTCGTGACAAAAATCGTTGCGAACGAATTAGGGATCGCAGCAATGATGCTTGGTGCAGGACGTAAAACGAAAGAAGATTCGATTGATCATGCTGTTGGTTTACGATTGAATAAGAAAATCGGTGATAAAGTAGAAGCTGGCGAATCGCTATTGACGATCTATAGTAATGAAGAAGACATTTCGCCAGTGATCGACTTGTTATATAAAAATATTGAAATCGGTGATACGGCGGAGAAGCCTATCCTGATTCATGACATCATTACAGAGTAG
- a CDS encoding LacI family DNA-binding transcriptional regulator, whose product MKLTIRDIAEMAGVSVTTVSQILNNKGSRFSEKTRKKVLSIVNEHHYKPDYFASNVINRHSKTIGMIVPDVTDFFFSKVIEGVESYLNPLGYVIILCNSRHSQDNELKYLRELSHRSVDGLLLATPNVLPQEYALDSSFYNNMPIILIDRGLNRRDNGRLIVKEYEGAYQAVSLLIKNGHTKIGMLKETTGYYQLEERFNGYRHALKDHGLAFNGKFVEEGDLTVQGGYEASKRLLRHKDVTAVFCGNDAMAIGCYQAIDEMGKRIPEDISVIGFDGLKLSEYMIPKLTTVKQPSFDIGFYAARFLIDTIEFPQRKVPNKVFETKLIIRESVKTLTKV is encoded by the coding sequence GTGAAACTGACAATTCGAGATATTGCTGAGATGGCAGGTGTTTCAGTGACGACTGTGTCACAGATTTTAAATAATAAAGGCAGCCGTTTTAGTGAAAAGACACGAAAAAAAGTGTTGTCGATCGTAAATGAACATCATTACAAGCCAGATTATTTTGCTTCCAATGTGATCAATCGTCACTCAAAAACGATTGGCATGATCGTGCCAGATGTGACGGATTTCTTCTTTTCTAAAGTGATCGAAGGGGTTGAAAGTTATTTAAACCCCTTAGGATATGTCATCATTCTTTGTAACTCCAGACATAGTCAAGACAATGAACTGAAGTATTTAAGGGAGCTTTCTCATCGATCCGTAGATGGTTTATTGTTAGCGACGCCGAATGTGTTGCCTCAAGAGTATGCACTTGATAGTAGTTTTTATAACAACATGCCGATCATCCTGATCGATCGTGGGTTGAATCGTCGAGATAACGGTCGCTTGATCGTGAAAGAATATGAAGGCGCTTATCAAGCTGTCTCGTTATTGATCAAAAATGGTCATACTAAAATTGGTATGCTAAAAGAGACAACTGGCTATTATCAGTTAGAAGAGCGATTCAATGGTTATCGTCATGCACTAAAAGATCATGGACTGGCGTTCAACGGTAAGTTTGTAGAAGAAGGAGACCTGACTGTCCAAGGAGGGTACGAAGCAAGTAAGCGCTTGTTACGTCATAAAGATGTAACGGCGGTATTTTGTGGGAATGATGCCATGGCGATTGGTTGTTACCAAGCAATCGATGAAATGGGCAAGCGTATTCCAGAGGATATTTCGGTCATCGGCTTTGATGGATTAAAATTGTCTGAGTATATGATCCCTAAGTTGACAACGGTCAAGCAACCGAGTTTCGATATCGGTTTTTATGCAGCTCGCTTTTTGATTGACACGATTGAATTTCCACAAAGAAAAGTTCCGAACAAAGTCTTTGAAACAAAATTAATTATTCGTGAGAGCGTAAAAACATTGACAAAGGTCTAG